In Capsicum annuum cultivar UCD-10X-F1 chromosome 11, UCD10Xv1.1, whole genome shotgun sequence, one genomic interval encodes:
- the LOC107846849 gene encoding ATP synthase subunit d, mitochondrial-like: protein MFLCPLILCSCSRSVDAKLKFHVPEIVLFNQDICTNLQLVELKEAEKQSLKESERLEKEVAEVQELKKKLSTMTADEYFEKHPELKKKFDDEIRNDYWGY from the exons ATGTTCTTGTGTCCGCTTATATTGTGTTCATGTTCTAGAAGTGTTGATGCTAAGTTAAAATTTCATGTTCCAGAAATTGTTTTGTTTAATCAAGACATTTGTACAAACTTGCAGTTGGTGGAACTGAAAGAAGCTGAGAAGCAATCTCTCAAGGAATCTGAAAGATTAGAAAAGGAAGTTGCTGAAGTGCAAGAGTTGAAG AAAAAACTCAGTACCATGACAGCAGATGAATACTTTGAGAAGCATCCTGAGTTAAAGAAGAAATTTGACGATGAAATTCGAAATGATTACTGGGGCTACTAA